In Metasolibacillus fluoroglycofenilyticus, a single window of DNA contains:
- a CDS encoding GGDEF domain-containing protein, with protein MNKGTLKELAGTIRHLRVEERYEEIIIASDEIANTLFKLNEVDDILDILKNRIVAYVYTGNYEEAFAALFQVEQICSNHPSNEHYSLYYGLAGILYTVLNHTEMAKEAMFKAEVLAREQEKHRQLCHTYSNLSNLYYDLKDYEQAKEYAVKALEKLSYFDYEKIDLLPIIGNSIIAFAYVGDVEAAKELYKEMLEIQNVYGQDRDDRNKALLYNAEMALEFSKGCMERAIEAAEKAKQIFIRQGDLYMVKVVQRALIDYYKKSNKTEKLVSAQEEYIELLEKHEQEAYNRALLKFQLDEKKRKYKMASFIDPLTKIYNRGYMEHQAPKHLLDAAYHKHYVGCIIFDIDYFKQVNDQYGHLIGDEIIKFVATSAAQLFAQYDAIFARYGGDEFIACVRTENVQQFEEIIKTLYSFFKTQSILMKDERLQISISIGAYIINATKVGNFTELLKTADEELYAVKRNGRDDFKITYAK; from the coding sequence ATGAATAAAGGTACACTAAAAGAGCTTGCGGGAACAATTAGACACCTACGTGTGGAAGAGCGCTATGAAGAAATAATTATAGCGAGTGATGAAATTGCAAATACATTATTCAAATTAAATGAAGTTGATGACATACTCGATATATTGAAAAATAGGATCGTTGCCTATGTATATACAGGCAACTATGAAGAAGCTTTCGCTGCGCTCTTTCAAGTAGAGCAAATTTGTAGCAACCATCCATCGAACGAGCATTATAGCTTGTACTACGGACTAGCGGGTATTTTATACACAGTGTTAAATCATACAGAAATGGCGAAAGAAGCGATGTTCAAGGCAGAAGTGCTCGCCCGCGAGCAAGAGAAGCATCGGCAACTTTGCCACACATACTCAAATTTATCTAATCTTTACTATGATTTAAAGGATTATGAGCAGGCAAAGGAGTATGCTGTGAAGGCACTTGAGAAATTATCATACTTTGATTATGAGAAAATTGACTTATTGCCAATTATAGGAAATTCAATAATTGCCTTTGCTTATGTTGGAGATGTAGAAGCTGCCAAAGAGCTATATAAGGAAATGCTGGAAATCCAAAATGTATATGGGCAGGACCGTGATGATCGCAATAAAGCATTATTGTATAATGCGGAAATGGCACTTGAATTTTCCAAAGGGTGTATGGAGCGAGCAATTGAAGCTGCTGAAAAAGCGAAGCAAATCTTTATTAGGCAAGGCGATCTTTATATGGTAAAAGTGGTGCAACGAGCCCTTATCGATTATTATAAAAAGAGTAATAAAACGGAGAAGCTTGTTAGCGCCCAAGAGGAATATATTGAATTGCTAGAAAAGCACGAGCAAGAGGCCTATAATCGTGCATTATTGAAATTTCAATTAGATGAAAAGAAGCGTAAATATAAAATGGCATCATTTATTGACCCATTAACGAAAATTTACAATCGGGGTTATATGGAGCATCAAGCTCCTAAGCATCTTTTAGACGCTGCCTACCATAAGCATTATGTTGGCTGTATTATTTTTGATATCGATTATTTTAAGCAAGTAAATGATCAGTATGGTCATTTAATAGGTGATGAAATTATAAAATTCGTTGCAACAAGTGCAGCGCAGCTGTTTGCACAATACGATGCTATTTTTGCACGTTATGGTGGTGATGAATTTATCGCTTGTGTGCGCACCGAAAATGTGCAGCAATTTGAAGAAATTATTAAGACGCTCTATTCGTTTTTTAAGACACAATCTATTTTAATGAAAGACGAGCGTTTGCAAATTAGCATAAGTATAGGTGCTTATATAATAAATGCTACAAAGGTTGGAAATTTCACTGAGCTTTTAAAAACAGCAGATGAAGAATTATATGCAGTGAAACGCAATGGGCGTGATGACTTTAAAATCACTTATGCGAAATAG